GAAGATGGTGAGATTTATAATATTGCTTACCTGTTCAGACGCGACGGGACGATTGAAAAGCAGTATAAGGTTCATATCACACCGAATGAAAAGAAGTTCTGGGGTATTCGCGGTGGTGACAAAGTGGAAGTATTTGATACAGACTGCGGCAAAATTTCGATTCAGATCTGTTATGATATTGAATTCCCTGAGATGGCACGAATTGCGACAGAAAAAGGTGCGAATATCATCATATCCCCATTCTGTACGGATGATCGTCAAGGGTATTTACGCGTCAAGTACTGTGCACAGGCCCGTGCCGTTGAGAATCAGGTGTATACGGTGATCACCGGGACAGTAGGTAATATGACCCACGTTGAAAACATGGATATTCAGTATGCCCAGTCCGGAATCTTCACACCTTCTGATTTTACCTTTGCCCGGGATGGTATTGTCGGCGAAACGAGTCCGAATATCGAAACCGTTCTCGTTGGCGACGTCGACCTCGAGCTGTTACGTCGATCACGAAAATCAGGCAATGTGACACAGTGGAAGGACCGTCGAAAGGATCTCTATACGATTCAGCACAGATGCTGATAAAGTGAAAAAGCTCTCCAAATTGGAGGGCTTTTTTGCTGCACAAGGATAGCGGCAACGTGCTGTGGTTGACTTACCGATAAATCAGGCATTTCAGGCTGAAATGAGTTATACTTAATCACATCAGGGGGGAATAGGAATGAATCCATTTAAGACAGAGATACTGCCTGCCATTCGTGATCTGAAAGACCTCGACAAGGTAGTCGAGACAGACTATGAACATATCGTACTGTTAAATACACATATCGGGCAGTTGAAAAGTCTCATGAAAATGTTGAAGTCTCACGATAAAAAAGTGCTGCTTCATGCGGATCTGGTTCAGGGTTTAAAGACGGACGAATATGCCGCGCAATTTCTTTGCCGAGACATTAAACCATTTGGCATTGTTTCAACCAGGAAGAGTATTCTTCATACAGCAAAAAAAGCGGGGCTTTTGACAGTACAGCGGATGTTTCTGCTCGACTCACTGGCACTTGAATCCAGTTTTCAAATGTATGAAAGCATTCAACCGGATTGCATCGAGGTACTGCCGGGCATTATGCCGCACATTATCTCAGAAATTAAAGAAAAAACCGGATCAACGATCATTGCAGGTGGACTGATTCGTACCGAACTCGAAGCAAGAGCGTCACTGAATGCAGGTGCGAGTGCTGTCACGACGTCGAATAAAAGTTTGTGGTTGTGAAATGTTGAACAATCCTTTTGTACCAGTTGTTTTCCTTAGATTTGAAAAAAACTTTACTATTTTTTTGATTATTCTGTTGACAACGCTTACAATCGATGGTTAAATGAGTCTTAAGTTAATTAGTTTTCGTGGAGACGATGAGACCAACGAAAAGCAAACCCTGGACCATGGCCAGGGGTAGCTTTTCGTTGGTTTTTTTTGTGCCCACACACATTATTTCTTGAGGGGGAAATAAACATGTCACCAGTTTTAGCAGAGTTTATAGGTACGATGCTTCTCATCATCTTTGGTGGAGGCGTTGTAGCAGGCGTTGTGTTGAAAGGTACGAAGTCAGAAGCAGGCGGCTGGATTGTGATCACATTTGCGTGGGGTCTTGGGGTTGCCATGGCGGTATACGCAATTGGCGATATCAGTGGCGGTCACATTAATCCGGCGGTTACCGTTGGCTTGGCAGCAATCGGAGATTTCGCCTGGGCTGACGTTCCAGGATACGTCCTGGCACAAATTGCGGGAGCATTTACCGGTGGGGTGTTGGTTTTCTTTCACTACTATCCGCACTGGAAAGAAACACAGGACCAAGGTGCAAAACTGGCCGTGT
This Salisediminibacterium beveridgei DNA region includes the following protein-coding sequences:
- a CDS encoding glycerol-3-phosphate responsive antiterminator, giving the protein MNPFKTEILPAIRDLKDLDKVVETDYEHIVLLNTHIGQLKSLMKMLKSHDKKVLLHADLVQGLKTDEYAAQFLCRDIKPFGIVSTRKSILHTAKKAGLLTVQRMFLLDSLALESSFQMYESIQPDCIEVLPGIMPHIISEIKEKTGSTIIAGGLIRTELEARASLNAGASAVTTSNKSLWL